CAGAAGTCACAGCTAGAAGGCAACTTTCAGACCTAGAAAAGAGAAGCGCCTTGTGCGGGGTCTTCTGGCATATCAAGGTCTCTTCTCCCTGTCCATGTCTCGTTCATTAAATTCTTAGAAAGTGAGCAAGCAGGAGATGCTAGAAATGAGGCCTCTAGCTAGTGAGGTTGTTTTTAGAGCCCATGATTTTTTTTAGAGCCCATGAGCTCTTGGCCTCCGTTTCCCCATGGCTGGGATAGGACACACCCTGTCTGCCTCACTGTCCTCCCACACTTCATCTTTCCGAGTCCTTTCTGGCCTGGGGCCAGATGCCCTAACTACAAGGTGTGGCATGAAGCAGCTTGCTACTTGCGAGACAGGTGGGCTTGGCCTTCCCAGGACTCTTGGGATTCAGTGAGGTGAGGTGATAGACACAGGCCACCCCTGGCCTCATCTACACCCCTGGGGAGTTTGAGGAACAAACAGCTCCCCCATTTCTCAGAGGATGAGAcagagcccagagaggttaaggacTTTGCCTGGGATCACACAGCAAGTCATGCAAGAGCTGGGCCTAGACCTGGGGCTCAAGCCTCCCACATCCAGGGCTTCCCCCTGTCTCTCCAACTCTTGGCTTTTCTCCAAAACCTACTTTCCCAAGAAGCATTCCTGCTTCCAGTGCATTCCCTCTGTCTTGGCCAGTAGCCTCCCTTGGCCTGCCCTGTGGTGGGTTCTTAGCTCACTTAGCCCCGCCCTCCTCTGGCAGACACCAAACCTCAGCCTCAGACACATTCAAGGAATTTCTCAGCTGATCTAGTGTCCTGGCAGAGCTTAGAGACTCAGAGTCACCCCCGCCCAGAGTCAACTTGCAATCCAGAAAATGGGAGGCACCATATAGAGGGGAGATAAGGGAGGACCCCAGGGTGCCAGGAAACCACTGCGGAAGGCCAGGCTCATCGTgcccctttctgggcctcagtttgcaGTCGGTCTACTGGGTATAATTAATTATAGCTATGCCTTCTGATGTCAGTGGGAGGCGAGCCTTCGAGGAAGGCACTTGTTAGGCTACGGAGGAAGACGGGAGCATCACCATGCAGGTATCATCATGAccctctgaggctcagagaggtcaagcaaCCTGCCCAACCCGCACAGCCAGTTGGCAAGCAGGGATATCTTCTCCCTCAAGCCTTCACCTAATTTTCCTGTTCTCACCCCTCTGCTGCTGTTTCTAGGAAGGATGGTAGCTTCATCTCATCCATCGGACTGCAGGGCTTCCATCAACCCTGAAAACTGGAAACTGGGCTGgataaatatttacagagttcTCCCAGCCCTGCTGAAGGCAGCCTAGGGATAAACACATCACAGGTGACCCCAAATGCTCCCTGCGTGTTTGCAGAATGACAGACCACAGTCCAGCTCAGACCCTACCCCAAGCTGGCCCCCAGCTCCAGCACTGACCATGCACAAGTGTCAAAGTGGCAGCTACAGATGACAGTGTTTCTAGTGAGCCTGGTATCACCTCATTGCTCAGCAGTGGGCACAGCAGTAGGCACTGttgccccctcccacccccactcccactaGAGGTAGAGTAAGTAAGATTCTGAGGCATGGCAGGATTCACCCAGGGTCGCATGGTTCAAACCCAGATTTCTCCAGTTTCCAGACCTGTGGGTTCAATGGCTACCCACAGTGATTCCTGACTCTGTCCCAAGTCCTAGGGACCAAGAGGGGCTGGGAAGGAGGCAAGACTCCAGACTGAGATGCCCCTCGTGCGCTCTACCCCACCCATCCCATCCCTTTCTGCTCCCATAGCCAGCACAGGACAAGGCTGCCCAGGGCAGAGCCACAGTGGCTGGACAGAGGTTCCTAGCCTGGCCAGGCCTCCCTCCTCACCAAGCCAGTCCTGAGACTCCTGCCTGTCACCCCCTCCTGCTCCCTTCTCTGCCCGAGCTGTCTGGATGCCCCCATTGTGGAGTGGAGTGGCCCAGGCACCCAAGGAGCTGTGGACACAGTGGCCCAGGCTCTGGCCCCAGGCCCTGTGACTGGTGCCTGGAAGCACCCCAGGGAAGGGGCAGTTTTGGGGACACATGCAAGCTGTCACACACACCTCCATGACAGTCCCTCCTCTCCTCACTCTGCCGTCCTCTCTTACCTgggctttcttctcctttcctgagCACATaaattctccctttcctttctctccctgcttCTTTCTGACAGCCACCTCTCAGTCAGACACACATTGCACTCATACTATTTCATACCCATGTTCTCCTGGCTCCAAGCCTCCCGAAGCTGCTGCCAGCAGGTGCCCGCGAGGGACATCTCCAGGCTCAGACCCCATTTCCCGCAGCACAGCGCTGCCCTCCCCAGCTCTCTCTTTATCCTCCATCCCACCGCACACCTGGAGGTGTACTAACTGTGGCCACACACCTGCAGGCTGACACCTGCCTGGGATCTGCTCGGCTTTGTCCCTGCGATGAATAGGGGGCCCTGTAACCACTCCCTCTACTACTTCCTTCAACGCACACTCCAGCACCAGCGGCTGGAGCGCGAGAGGCAGGTCCCCACGCTGGGAGCAAGCGTGAGTCCAGCGTGGAGTCCCGTCCCACCAGCTCGAGCGATGCCGGCGCCGGCTCCCCTTCACACCCGCAGGGACTGGAAGCTCGCTGTCTATCACGCCTAGAGGGAACCAGAAAGCGTTTAGGGTACCGGGCGCAGGAGGCCACCCGGGGCGCCCCCTTGGGTCCGGATCTGCCGCTGGGCCCAGCCCGCGTGCCCGGCGCCCCTTCGGCGAGGAGCGCCCGGCGAGTGGCGGGCACTCACCGGCGGCAGAGCCCGGGCCAGCAGCGGCGGCGgctggagcagcagcagcagcatcggGAGCAGGAGGGCGCGCGGGGCCGCGCTGCGGAGCCAGGCGGCCGGAGCCATCCGCCCCGGGGCTGCTGGGCTTGCTGGGCCGCGCCGGGCCGCCGCCCCTTATAGCTTCCGCCCCACCCCCggcccgccccggccccgccccccgcCGCCTTTTGTTCTGAACTCTCCTAGCCGCAGCGGCCCGGGTGGGGGAGGTGAACGGGGAGGGGACGGCCCAGCGGGGTCGAGGGTCGGAGACAGGGTCCTGCCCCGGGGCTGGCCAAGTCCCTGTCTGGTGCTGGGTGACCCTGGCCAACCCGTgccactctgggcctcagtttctccgcTGGGTGGTGGCCGTCCAAAGTCTTAGACTTGGCTAGAGTCCGAGAGGAGTCGGGTTTCATGGGTCCCATCCGTACCCCCACCTTTGGAAGGCGCATCCCACTGGGTCTCCTTGGTGGCCTGACCTCTGACCTCTGCTAGCTTGTGACAGGTGGTCCTACCCACAAGCAAGTTACCCCACCCCTCAGAGCCTCAACGGATCCTTCTAGAAGATGACACAATAGCCCCTCTGAGGAAAgggatattattttattcattattattattttcttttgagacacagtctctctctgtctcccaggcaggagtgcaggcatgtgatctccactcactgcaacctccacctcccaagttcaaacgattctcctgcctcagcctcccaagtaactgggaccacagacgtgtgccaccgtgcccggctaattttcgtatttttagtagagatggggtttctccatgttggccaggctggtctcgaactcctgacctcaagagatctgcccgccttggcctcccaaagtgctgggattacatgagtgagccattgcacctggtcaGGAAAGGGATATTAAAATGTGTCCCAGGGGAAAGTGAGGCAAATGGCAGGGACTGGCCAGTCCTTCAGCTTGGATAGACCAAAgcttacagatagggaaactgaggctccaagagggAGGAGCCAGGCTTTTCCATACCAGCAGACAAGTGGAGGGGTCAGGAGGTCCTCTAGCTGGTCAGCTGGGGGGAGGGTGCTGTCAGAAGGATGCGGGAGGTGTATGAGTGGAGTACTGGGCCCCCAGGGTGTACCCTGGTCAGGGCCCAGCAAGCCCCTGGGGACCCCTCCAGGCTAGCCACCTGAGACTTGAAAGAAAGGAGGTGAGAGGCTGGGGCACAgtgagtcacgcctgtaatcccagcactttgggaggccgaggcaggtggatcacaaggtcaggagttggagaccagcctgactaacgtggtgaaaccctgtctctactaaaaatacaaaaattagccagccatggtggcacatgcctgtaagcccagctattcaggaggctgaggcaggagaatcacttgaacatgggaggcggaggttgcggtaagccaagattgtgccattgcactccagcatgggcaacagagtgaaactccatctcaaaaaaaaaaaaaaaaagaaaggaggttaGACTCAAAGGAGGGGGTGTGTCCACATTCTGGAAGGGATCCTCCAGTCTCATCCCTGATTTCTGGGGTTACCCAATCCTGCTGTACACCCCCTGAAATGATGAAGGGCCTCACCACCTCAGCAGGCGACCTGTTCCATCATGGGTGGCCCTGCAGAGCCACAATCCAGGCAGTGGCTCCCATCCTGGCAGGCAGCGCTCTGAGCTGCTCTAAGGTGAAGCTGTGGTCAGGAAGCCTGGGCCAAGAAGAAACGTTTCACAGCTTATTCAAGAAGACTCCACAGAGACTCCTAGAGGGCAAGGAGAAGTAAGACAGCAGTGATTTTTACAACCTAGACAGTTcataatcttttctttctcttcttcttttttttttttttttttttttttgagacggagtctcgctctgtcgcccaaactggagtgcagtgatgcgatctcggctcactgcaacctctgcctcctgggttcacgccattctcctgccttagcctcctgagtagctgggactacaggcgcccgccaccacgcccagctaattttttatatttttagtagagacagggtttcaccatgttagccagtgtGGTCTCggtctcctaaccttgtgatccacccgcctcggcctcccaaagtgctgggattacaggtgtgagcctccacgcccagtcttttttttttttttttttgagaccaagtttcattCTAgtaacccaggctgaagtgcaacggtgcgatctcagctcactgcaagctccgcctcctgggttcaagtgattctccagcctcagcctcccgtgtagctgagattacaggtgcccaccatcacacccagctaatttttgtatttttaatagagacagggtttcaccatgttggccaggctggtcttgaactcctgacctcaggtgatccacgcacctcagcctcccaaagtgctgggattacaggcatgagccaccacacctggcaggcaatcttttctttaaagtcattcacttttatttatttttattgttttgagacagggtcttgctcaatggtgtgatcttggctcactgaaacctccaccttccaggctcaaacgatcctcctgcctcagcctcccaagtacctgggactacaggtgtgcatcactatgccctgctaatttttgtattttttgtagagacagggttttaccatgttggccaggctggtcttgaactcctggactcaagcaatctgcctgcctgggcctcacaaagttctgggatatagacatgagccactgttccctgCTAAAGTTCCTCACTTTTAAAAAGTAGGCATTtcaggccggacatggtggctcacgcctgtaatcccagcactttgggagactgaggcaggttgattacgaggtcaagacatcgagaccatcctggtcaacatggtgaaaccccatctctactaaaaatacaaaaaaattagctgggcatggtggcattcacctgtagtcccagctacttgggaggctgaggcaagagaatcacttgaacctgggaggtggaggttgcagtgagccgagatcacgccactgcactccagcctggcaacagagtgagactccgtctcaaacaaaacaaaacaacaacaacaacaacaacaaaacaaaaaattagccgggcatggtggcgtgcgcctgtggtcccagctacctgggaggctgaggcaggagaatcacttgaacccaggaggcagaagttgcagtgagtggagattgcaccacagcactccagcctgagggacagagcaagactccgtctcaaaaaaaaaaaaaaaaaaaagtaggcatttCAATGCCTGTTTCAATGTCATCCTTTTAGCCTCATTTTCATTTGTGTAACCCACTTAAGTGGTCTTGGGTGCCTCTGAGGTGCAAGGCCATGCCTTGTGGAACCTGCAGTCCATCAGCCACAGGAGCTGAAGGAACAACTCTCTGCAGTTTAGGCCCAGGGGACCACCATGAGAAGTGTGCAGTTTGTTTGGTTTGACAAACAGGAACCAGGTGGCAGGGACTGCATGAGCAAGGGAGTAGCGGCTGGACCAGGCCTGGTGAGTCCGCCAGGAAAGAATGGCCCACCCTTTGTGTGCTCACCTCACTGGGAGGCCACCCTCAAAGTGGGTGGTCACCCCCCTTCAGAGAGGAGAAACTGAAGACGGCGTGGGGAAGGGCCCTGTTCACAGGCTGGCTGAAAGGACTGCAGTGTGTGAGAACACAGGGCTGCACCTGACTTCCACGGAGAGCATGCATGGCCGGAGACaactgtgcacacacacaactgAGCATGCCAGGCAGGGCCAAACGCCCCAGCCACCGCTCCCCTCGCCCCTCGACCTCCTCCTTCCTTACAGAGGGGCCTCCTCTCTTACTTGGTGACCCACACCCCTAATTCCGGGTGCTTTTGTTCTTGGTGTTGCACCCTATCCACAATCCCGGTGCCAGGAGTCCTCTGTGGGCACAGCAAACAGTGATGAGGGACAGTCCCTGCCTTCCCCCACCTAGGAGTAAAAATAACAACCATGGCAAAGTCACCCAGAAAAGACCATAAAAACCTCAAGTTcagccgggcacgatggcttatgcctgtaatcccagcactttgggaggctgaggcgggcaaatcacgaggtcaggagttccagaccagcttggccaacatggagaaacccagtctctactaaaaatacaaaaatagccaggtgtggtggcatgagcctgtagtcccagctactcaggaggctgaggcaggagaattgcttgattctgggaggcggaggatgcagtgagcggagatcgccactgcactctagcctgagggaGCAAGGCTCcatgtcataaataaataaataaataaacctcacGTTTCCGAAGAGCAGGAAAACGTTCTAAATCCGCGCCCCAGCTCACCTGGCCTGGAACCAAGCTGCTAAAATTGCGAGGCTACAGGCTTCAACTTGCGCTAGATTTGACTGAGCTGGGCAAATGCTCCTAGGCCTTTGGGATAGACACGCTGCCTGGATGTCGCGTAAAGGCCGTCAGTGTCGGGAATTGCACCCGCGGAGCCGGGGACTAAGTGGCGGGGACGGCCGGGGGAATCCGGTGGGGTTGAGGGCCGCGCTGGGGGCCTCATCTCATCCCCCGCGGGCGCTGCCTAAGGCTGCGGGCGTTGGCAGCGCATTTTGGCCGACAGTCGAAGACGGGTTGGGACGCCCCCTCGTGGGAGTTCTGGGGATGCGTTGCTCTAGGCCTTCCCCAGGGCCGCGCTTCACTGCCCTAGGCCACCCGAGACCCCGAGGCCACGCGGTGGTCAGCAGACCCTGTCTGGTGGGAGGGGGCAGACAGCCGAGCCCGGAAGCGGGCAAAGAGCGGAGTCCGGCCTGGAACCTCGCGTCCCCTTCCCGGCTGGCCCCAGCCCGTCGCCTCCCCgtctcctctcccctccaggGCTCGCAACAACCCCCAACTCCGCTCCCTGCCCTCTGCGGTTGTCCTAACAGAAGGAACTGTCCCCCTCCTTAAGCCCTCGGCATTTTGCCACACTGGCCCGTGTCCCCAGAACCCGCACAGCCTGCCAAGCATAGGGAGGGAGCAAGGTCCCATTTCCAGCCAAGATCCGGAGCTGCTGGAAGGGACAGGTCCGGAGGACGGGAGAAGGGGGACAGGCTTGGGGGGCAGTGCCACCTCCCCTTTGGGGGCGAGTCCCTGAGGTCCCGCCCTGGGCCCCGCCTTTTTTGCGCCGGCTGTGATAAGCGCTGCGGCATTTGTCCCCGCGACAGAACTGCTGCCGCCGTCTCTAAGGTCGCCCGGGTCCCACCGCCGCCACCATGCCTCGGGGAAGCCGCAGCATGGCCTCCCGGCCAGCCAGGTGTGAGGGAGACAAGGGCCCTGTGGGGAGGGGGTTAGGGAAGCTTGGGCACTCCCCCAAGGGCGTCCGCACAGTGACCTTGGCTGCTGCTGCGCCATCTTGgcggggggaggggcaggggagcaGCACCCAGGTGTGGAGACAGGGGTCGTTCATCTCTACGGGGGTCGTTTCCAGGAGCTGCAGCACCCCCGGCCTGAGGTCTGGCCAGGATTAACCCTGCTTCCTCCCACCTCCGCAGCCGCCCCGCCGCGCCCTCTGCCCACCCACCCGCGCACCCACCGCCCTCGGCAGCCGCCCCAGCCCCCGCCCCTTCGGGCCAGCCGGGGCTCATGGCTCAGATGGCGACCACGGCCGCAGGGGTAGCTGTGGGCTCAGCCGTGGGACACGTCATGGGCAGCGCCCTGACCGGAGCCTTCAGCGGGGGGAGCTCGGAGCCCTCCCAGCCTGCTGCCCAGCAGGTGAGCAGCGGGTccaagagaaactgaggcaggattCTCTCAAGGCCACACAGGGAGCTGCCCAAGTGTCCAGTGAGGAGTGTCCGCCTGTACTCAccattgcttcagcccaggattCTTTGCCCGGGAAGGGTCCTAGTCCACTGGTCTTGAGTTCACTGCCACTTAGAGGCAGTTTTCCCAGCCCCTCCCTTGAGGCCAGGGTCCCTAAGCTCCCAGGGAGAGACACCAACCAGCCCTTTAAAGATGGGAAACCCAGCCCTGAGGGCTcagagacttgcccaaggtcagctCACCCTAGCAGAGGGGAGGAATGGTGGATTTCCTGAGCCCCTGTTCTCCCCGCACCCAGGTCTGCGCATTGTGGCCGCTGGGCCCAAGGGTGAAGGGGAGCCACTTCCCTGATGACCTTTCCCCTGCTGGGGACCCCACCCACCCTAAGCCAAAGGTGGCTTTGTGGCTAGGTCGGGGTCATGAGGATTAGTGTAGCTGAGCCAGGAAGGTGCTAAAACTTGTGGGGGTGGGGCTCATACTCTGAGAGTCCAGGCAGAGTACTGGGCTCTTCTAGagccttctcctccctcccctgcacCCGCCCAAAGTGCCCATTAGAAGGCagcagaggccgggtgcagtggctcacgcctgtaatcccagcactttgggaggccgaggcaggtggatcatgtggtcaggagttcaagacctgcttggctaacatagtgaaaccccgtctctactaaaaatacaaaaatttgttgggcatagtggcaggcgcctgtagtcccagctacttgggaggctgaggcaggacaaccgcttgaacccaggaggcggaggttgcagtgagctgagactatgccactgccCTCCgctctaggtgacagagtgagactccatctcaaaaaaaaaaaaaaaaagaaaaagaaaaagaaggcagcaGAAACACGCTGTCTGTAGCCGCCTCCACTGCTGGGTCACTCAGCCTGCCTAGGACCCTTGGGACACCCAGGCTGGGGATGTGGGGAGGGGCAAGTGGCCCCAGCTTTGAAATGCACCTCCAGGTACCAACTCCAAGCTGATCCTGCAGCCTTTTGCACTGTacccccaggcccccacccccactgcccccCAGCACCTGCAGATGGGGCCCTGCGCCTATGAGATCAGGCAGTTCCTGGACTGTTCAACCACTCAGAGTGACCTGTCCCTGTGTGAGGGCTTCAGCGAGGCTCTGAAGCAGTGCAAGTACAACCATGGTGAGTGAGTGGACCCCGACCCAGACGGGGAGGGGGAGAGGCCGACCCTCCTCTTGCACATGCAGGCTGACCACCAGCCTGTGCTGCTCCTCCCTTCGCAGGTCTGAGCTCACTGCCCTGAAGAGGTTGGTGCAAACTTGGGGGCCAGTCCTGCACCCACCTCTACTCCTCGCCGACAGCCAGACCACAACACCAGATTGTACCCGGATAGCTGGGATTGGAAGTGAGGAGGTTTCTCACCCCACAGATAACCTAAGACACAAATGTgcaattaaaagtttattttacacCACAGCCTGTTGTGTGCCTCTCTCGATGGCCTGTCTTCAGGGAGCTCCCTGGCTGATGAGGTGGGGTCAGGATGGATGTCTCACTACAGTGTGCAATCCATCACCTTAATCAGGAccctgggtggggaggaggagcccTTTGCAATCTGCACTGTGGGTAGCACAGGACAGATACCTTGGGCAGTCCAGAGTGTGGTAGAGAGGCATTAGTAGGTGATCCCAAGGGCATCTGACTCTGAGGGTGGAATTCCGGGATGAACTCATGCTTCTCCCCTTTCTCAGGGATACCTGCCACCTCTACCCTTCTTGTCTCTGCCTCCACATCCCATCTCTGCACCCACAGCTTAGGTGGCCCCAGCAGCGTTAAATTCTGTCTGACCTTGCCCCTCTTGCTGATGCAACTTCTCAGCAATTCCAGATTCTGCAAGAGAAGTCGTGCTGGGTTGCTGTCTGTTTGCACCTGATCACACAAGGCAGAGGTCATGGCTAACCCCCTTGGGTCTGAGTCCAACTTGGCTAGTTGGCAGTAGTGTGCCAGGTCCCCGGGCCTGCCAGAATGAAAGAACAAGCCCTTTGAACCCAGTGTGGGCCGTGCCATCACACACCATGCTGCCGCCTTCGTTGAGTTCGTCCAGCAGTTGTGCACTGagctcctactgtgtgccagcccCTATGCCACATCTGTGAAGCCTGAGGACATTCCAGCCCTTAGTGAGCTGGCATTCCAGTGGGGTGGTGGGGACCTGTCTCAGGGTACAGTGTGTTCCGTCTGGGGGTATAGGTGCGTGGAGTTGCTGTTGAGGGTCTGCCTCTCATCGTATGTGTCCCTCCCACAGGAAGGGGTCCTACTCTGGGTGTCTACCTGGGTGTCCATATCTCCTCTGTACCTGGCTCCTGGTCCCAGCTAGCAACTCCTGGGTGGCAGGGAGCTCACCTTTCTGGGCCTTGAAGTGGGGCTTTGCTCATGACAGCCACGCCGGGTGCCCATGCGCTTCCTCCAGTTGTGGCCCGCAGAGGAGAGGCCTGACAGCCTGCGTAGTTCCTCTGAAAGGCCCGGGAAGTCCTGCTGGTAGGGGCTAGGGAGAAGGTGTGCCCTCCCCCTGGGCTGTACCCTGACACTCACCTGCCAGCTCTGGGTAATGGTCATCCAGGTTCTCCAGCAGGGACTCATAGCGGGTAGGGACCATGTCCTCTCCCTCTGTGGCATGTGGAGAGAGGATGAAGGACACCTGACTGGCCTGATGGTCCCTACTCTGCCTCTCACTCTGGAAGTGTTTGCTAGTCCAGGCTGGGGGCAGAGCATGGGGTAGGGATGGAATGGGGCTAGGTccccagctgaggtgggaggctggacAGGGCCTTGGGTGGTCTATGGTCTGCTATGCCCCCCTCTTACATTCTAACATAGCTGCAGGGGAGAGAAGCTTGGGCCACCTTACTGATGGTCCGAACGAGGACATATATGGCTCGCTCCTTCAGCAGGGAGTTGCCCATGGTTTGGGTTCGTGCAGCCCCTTCCTTCAGGTCCTCCTCCAGGCTCACTAGGTTGCCGTCCTCAGCCAGGAGAGCAATGGTCGCTGGGAGGACATGGAgagaggctgggcagggctggcACCCCTGCCTGGGACCCCTCagcccctccttctcctccctgtcTCCTCACCATCTGGGGGCAACCCTGCTTTCTGCCTCAGGTGGGCGGTGAGGTTCACCAGCCTGCAAGAGGTGTTCACCAGCACGGAGCAGCCGGCTGTGGAGGAAGGGCAAAGGTGAGCATGTGGGATCTCTTACCTTCCTCTGCAACTGGAgtcctctgtctctccctcccatctctccctttcccagaGCTGCGACTGGGCCTAGGGGGCTAGGACTGTGCCCCAGGCACAACAGCTCCAACATCTGTTGCTTAAACTGCCTTGGAGACCCCTCCATCCATCTCCCGTGTGTGTTGACTTTTCTCCCATATAGGGTGACCCCTAAGTGTTGGTCTCTTGAGTCCTGCAAAGCATGAAGTGCGCgccagcccagcctcctccctggccCCGCCCCCCAGGGAcccagcctcctccctggccCCGCCCCCAAGGGA
The Piliocolobus tephrosceles isolate RC106 chromosome 19, ASM277652v3, whole genome shotgun sequence genome window above contains:
- the C19H22orf15 gene encoding uncharacterized protein C22orf15 homolog isoform X13 translates to MFIKVMFGAGCSVLVNTSCRLVNLTAHLRQKAGLPPDASLHVLPATIALLAEDGNLVSLEEDLKEGAARTQTMGNSLLKERAIYVLVRTIKGEDMVPTRYESLLENLDDHYPELAGECQGTAQGEGTPSP